Below is a window of Anaerolineae bacterium DNA.
CACGGCCAGGCTGAAGCTGCTGACGTGATGATCCGGACTGATGGCCAGACGATGCATGATCTCAGCGGCGGTCACACCCTCCGCCAGTTGCAGGGTGAACTCCCGCCCGCTATCGTTGACCGTTACCCGCTCCACGCCATCAATAGTTGACCAGTCGCCCCGGCCCCGTACCACCACAGCATTGTGGGCAAAGCGGCTGCGCACTTCGTCCACCGGCCCATACAGCACACAGCGCCCGTGATCGATCATCAGCAGGCGGTCGCCCATCTCTTCCACCTGGTGCATCTGGTGGGTGGACATCAGGATGGTTGCCCCGCCATTGCGCAGTTCCAGCAGCATATCCTTGAGCGTCTGGGTGTTGACCGGGTCCAGACCGCTGAATGGTTCATCAACGATGATCAGCTCTGGCCGGTGCAGGATCGTGGCGATAAACTGCACCTTTTGCTGCATACCCTTACTTAGCTCGCTGACCTTTTTGTTGCGGTACTCGCCCAGTTCCAGCCGCTCCAGCAGGCGAATCGCTTGCTGGCGGGCGTCCGCCGCACTCATTCCCTTCAAGACGCCCAGGTAACCCAGCAGTTCCAGCAGCGGCACGCTCTTGTACAGGCCGCGCTCCTCCGGCATATAACCAATGCGGCTCTTGGTCGCCTCCGTCAATGGCCCGCCCAGTACGGTAATCGTGCCCGAATCGGGCTTCAGGATGTCCAGAATCATGCGCATGGTCGTCGTCTTACCCGCGCCGTTCGGCCCCAGGAAAGCGAAGATCTCCCCCTGCCTGACCTCAAAAGTCAGATCATCAACGGCGCGGTGACTGTTGTACGTTTTGGTGACGTGGTTAACAGCAATCACCGTAGTCCCTGCCATAATGACTTCCCCCTCTTCAGCATACGGCTCTTCCCGCGCTAACTTCTTCCGGGTCGCCACCCCATCTTAGCATGCCTGCCAGGAACGCTCACCCCCAATTCTGGTGGGATCGGCGGCTACCAAAGTATCTATACGCAAAACCCCCACGAATCATTCGCTTGCGGGCAAGGATTCTGCACCGGTCAGGTTCATCGCCGCCAACGCCTCAGTCATAGCTTCCTCAAAGGCCCCCAACACTGGTGCGACATCTGCCGGAGCGGGGTCGGCGGGGTAGGCCTGCCGCCAGATCTCATTCACCTCCACGGCGTTGACCTCCCGGCGCAGCCAGTTCTGGAAGTGTACCGCCTTGATCTCGTCATACTGGTCAGGCGTCAGCATCTGTACACGGCTGTCCAGCACCTGGATCACGTGGTAGCCATATTCCGTTTGTACCGGCCCGATCAGGTCCCCCACCGCCGCAGCAAGGACCGCTTCGGCAAACGGCTCCGGCATCTGGTCGGCGGTCAAAAAGCCCAGGTTGCCGCCATTGCCCCGGGCATCTGTATCGATAGAGAGTTCGGCGGCCAAAGCTGCGAAATCCTCGCCAGCCGCCAGCCGTTCCAGCACCTGCCGGGCCTCCTCCTCAGTTTCTACCAGAATGTGACGTGCATGGACACGGTTCACCTGACGGTCAGTGATCTGCAGTACGTTGAAGCCGTCCGCCGATTGCAGCGGACCAACCACCTGCCCCACTTCTGCGCCAGCGATCGCCATTCGCCAGGCAGGCAACAGATCGCCGGGGCTATAGAATCCGATATCACCGCCATCCGCCGGAAACAGCGACAGTTCTTCCACCAGCGCAGCGAAGTCCTCTCCGGCGGCCAGCCGGTCAAGCACGGCCTGCGCCTCCGCTGTACTGGCTACCACGATCCGCTGCAGCCGGTAGGCGTCTTCCTGTTCCAACACCTGAATCACGTGGAAACCGTATTCCGTCTGGATCGGGCCAACTATCTCGCCTACCTCTGCGCCAAAAGCGGCTTCCTCAAACGCAGTCACCATTTCCCCGCGCCCGAAGAAACCCAGATCGCCGCCATTGCCACGGGCATTCTCATCCAGCGAACGCTCGCGGGCCAGGGCCTCAAAATCCGCGCCAGCCGCCAGTTCGTCCAGAATGGCCTTTGCCTCGTCCTCGGTGGCCACCAGGATGTGCCGCACGTTCACCGCCCGCGGGTCAACCTGCGCCTCAGCGCCCATCGCCTCAACCAGCGCTTGCTGTTCGCTGCGGACAGTCAGCTTGAAACGCAGGTCAGCCTCGCTGATCGCCGTGTACGGCGCGATCCGGGCCAGGTAAGCGTCGCGGGCGGTTTCAAAACCCGCCGGAAGGCTGCCATCACCGGCAGGCGACAATCCCACCAGATTCAGCCACAGGTTGTTATAGAGGGCGGTATTGGCTGGCAGGCCGCGATCTTGATACTCCCGGTGCATGATTCGCTCGCGGATCATCATCGTCAGGACGGCACCGGCGAATTCCTCTGCTCTGGACAGGGTATAGAGTACGCCGATAACCGTTGGCGACATCGCCTCCCGGGGATTGGCGACCGTTTCCGGCGTCAGGCCAGCGACAGCGATATTCTTGCTCAGGGCATCCAGCGCCAGCCAGCGCTCGTACCGCACCCGTTCGCGGAACTCGGCGACAGTGATCTCATGCCCGGCGACGCTGGCAATAACCGCCCGCGGGTCGATCGACGGGTCGTCAGTCGGGCGAACATATGGCGTTGGCGACGGGCCGGGTGTGGCTGTCGGCGGCACACGGGCGGCAGCAGTAGCTGTCTGCGCTACAAAGTAGGCGGTCGCCGCAGCGGCCGTTTCTTCCGCGCCGCTGATCGTCACGCGAGGCCGTTCCACTGCACAGGCTGTCAGCAGAGCCGCCAGCAGGATCATCGAAACCAGAACAGGGATGCGTTTCACAGCGCCAATCTCCAGAGATACCAGAACCGGAACAAAACAGCGGGGCAGGCCCAGGCCCGCCCCTCTGCAAACCACTGCGATGGTCGTAACGCTTGCGGTGGGATCACCCCAGCAGACGGGCCTGCAGCACCATACCCACCTGCCACTCCTCACCCGGTTCCAGATGCAATGGCCACCACGGCAGGAAGATCGTCCCCTGGTAGCCACGCTCAAAACCGGCTTCAGACAGGGTGACTGTCTCCAGCGGGAAGCGCCACAGGGTCGCCGGACGGGAGAGAACAACATCCGTGCGCAGACTGCGCAACATGCTGGTCGCGCTGAAGTCGGTCACTGCCGGGTGTTCCGTCACGTCCAGCAGGGACATCCGGCGGCCATCCAGCTCAAAGACGCAGTGCTCGGTATCAGCGCCGCCATCATAGGCCAAGGCCAGCTCCACGCCAAAGCGAATGTCAAAAGGCTGCGCCGACTGATTACGGATAGTGTATAGCGCCTCGATCTTGTTCTCATCGCGCGGGATGCGGAAGCGCTTGGAAACCAGCACCGGCAGGTGCGCCTGCCCGATCCAGACATGGCCATCCCGCCACAGATGCAGGTTGGCTACCTCACCGCCAACTTCCCATTCGGCCTGGTAAGGCAGGATGACGCAATCCCCCTGCTCTGGATAAGCGGAGCGGTAGAAGCCCTGCAGGGTGGCGTCTTCCCGCAGGAAATGGTCGATAAACGAACCACGGGTATACCAGTCTGCGATCAGGTACTGCTCGATGCCCGGCTCTTTGACCCGGATGCAATCCACTGGCAGGGTGTCGTAATCGACATTCTCGCCGACAACTACCAGCCGACCTTCCGCTGCCGCGGTCACCAGATCCTGGTGATATCCCTCGTCACGGCGTGTCATCAGGTTAATCAGGTTATACTTCGCCGGACGATGATCCCACTCTTTGAGTGCGCCGCCATAGGCCAGGTCAAAGATCATCAGGGTCTGCGGGCCACGCAGGACCAGTTCCTGCTGATTGTCCAGGTTGACATCCATCTTCTGGACGGAAAGCGGCGGGTTTTCCCCTTCGGCCAGCATCTCGGCGGCGATCAGGTTGGCGTAATTGGCCACACGGAAGTGGAACAGGTAGATGCCCCCAAACACGCCGTGCCAGTAGGCATCATTGCTCTGGGCCGCCCAGAGCAAATCCAATGCCAGGTCTTTGTCCGGCCCGTCCGGCATCGCGTGGACGCTGCGGCTGATGTGCAGCGCCCGTTTGTGCATCCGGTTGATCTCTTCATACTTGACCATGAAATTACGCCAGATGCCACCCCGGACAAAGCGCAGAAGCTGGTCGTTGCGCTCCCGGCGCAAGTCCTGCACGATATTGCGCAGGGCGTATTCCTGGGCCGGGGGCAAGGCCCATTCGCCCATCTCCCGGTAACTGGCAGCCGGTAGATAGGCCCGCCCCAGCGCCGGGAAGCGATTCATAAACGCGCCCGGTGTGATCGTCTGCAACCAGTCACGATTGGCATCGATGGCCGCAAACAGCGCCTCCATATAGCCGCGCTGCCAGCAATGCTCATACGTGCCCGGCCACACGCCGAACTTCTCGCCATCCTCGCCCATAAAGACCAGCTTGGGCTGGAGCCGCCGCAGATCGCCCTGTGACTGCTCCCGCAACCAGGCGATGTTTTCCTCGACGCTACGCCAAGGAATGCTATAGCGCAGAACGCTCAGGGTGGGGAAGACGGCCAGTTTGTGTCCCTGTTCCTCAGTGACGTAATAGCCAAAGAGGTCTTTGTCCTTGTCAAAGCCAACTTCCTCAAAATGCGCGTCATCCACGATCACGTACCTGGCCCCGGCCTCGGCCAGCGGTTTGGCCAGGTGCGGCTCCCAGACGCGTTCAGCCAGCCATAACCCGGCCGGTTCCGTGCCGAACCAGCGGCGGACGGTCTCGGTTAGCTTCTGAATCTGTCCGATCTTGTCCGCGTCTGGCAACGCCGCCAGGATCGGCTCGTAGTACCCGCCGGTTAGAATCTCCACCTGGCCGCGTTCTACAAGCCCCCGGACACGCTCCAGAAGCTCCGGGTAATGCTCCGCCAGCCATTCCAGCAGGCTGCCAGAGAAATGCAATCCAACCTGGATGCCAGGATGGCGCTCCAGCAGCTCAATCATCGGCAGGTAAGCTGCGTGGTAGCTCCGCTCATAGACAAAATCGAAGTTCCCAATGGACTGATGATTGTGAAATACCAGCGACAGATACATCGGATTAGACATGCGATTTACTCCGGCGCAGGCGAGATCCGAGCGGCGGGGATTGTAACATGGCAACACGCCCTGCGTCGACCGGAGTCATTGGTAATAATGACTAAAGAACTGGCCGGATCGCGCATTTGCCGCTGTGAGTGGGCAGCCTGCCGGGGGCATTATACAATCAGCGCCAAGACAGGCTGGCAGGCGGCCTGCCGATCACGGGAGGAGGTGGGTAGCATGAGGCATCATCGTTGCCGCGCACTGGTGGCCGGTCTGGCGATCTGTCTGCTGGCGCTGGCGGCCTGCGCCGGGCCAGAGCCAACCGCCACCCCCACCCAGACCGCTACCCTGCCCGGCCCGGAACCAGCCCGTTTCACCGTGACCCCTGTGCCGACCCTCTCCCCGACGCCGACGCCCATCCCGCCAACAGCTACGGCGACCCTGCCGCCGCCGACCGAAACACCCACCAGCGAACCTACCCTGACTGAAACGGCTACTGCCACGGAGACAGAGACGCCGCTCCCACCCAGCCCGACTCCCAGCGAAACACCAACGGTTACACCCACACTGACCGCGACACCCCTGCCGCCCAGCCTGACTCCATCTCCCTTGCCGCCAACGGAGACAGCAACCCTCACCCCACCGCCGCCTAGCGCGACGGCCACGCCTTCGCCCAGCGTGACGCCCCTTCCACCAACGGTGACGCCCAGCGAAACGCCAACAACCACACCAACAGCGACGGCGACCACCACCCCTGCCCCGCCGACACCGCCCCCGCCCCCCTCGCCCACGCCTCCCGCGCCGCGCCTGGACATTGCCGTCGGCCTGGAGCCGATGGACATCGCGGCAGCTAGCGGGCTGCTATGGGTCGTCCACGCGGATGGCACCGTCCTGGGGTTGTCCGAGAATGGGGAGCCGGCCGCCGTGCTAGCTACTGATCCCGGCGCGGTCGGTCTGGCGACGGATGGCGCGCGCCTGTGGGTCGCTCACCGCGCCGGCATCGTCACCCAGATTGACACATCCAGCGGGGCAGTCACCGCCCGCTGGACGCTAAACTGCACTGACTGCCTGCTGCGGGGGATAGCCTGGGATGGCAACCGCGTGATCGTCAGCGATTTCGCCAGCTACACCCTTGTCTGGATCGATGTGGCCAGCGGGGCGATCACCACGCTCCCCGCCGGGGCGGAAGGGCCGACGGCTATCGCTGTAGACGACTATGGCCTGCTGGTCATGCACCAGAGTCTGCTGGAAGGCAGCACCGTCCTCACCCGCCATGCGCCCGATGGCACGCTGCTAGCCAGCCTGACCGCGGAAGGCTTCCCCACGGCGATGCTCAGCGCTGGTGAAGATCTCTGGCTAGCCCTGCGCCAGCAGGACTCCGGCAGCCTGGTACGTTATGACGCCCGCACGCTAACCGAAACCTGGCGTGTGGAGGCCGCGCCAATCAACGATCTGATTCTGGCGGGGGGACGGCTGTACAGCGCGGATTTCATCAACGATACGGTAACCGCGCGCAACCCGGCCAATGGGGATGTCCTGGCGGTGGAAATGGCCGCCGACCTGCCACAGGCGCTGGCGGTTACCCCGGATAACTTCCTGTGGGTGCTCAGCCGCCGGGCGGGTGTCCTGACCCGGCTGTGGCTCGGGGGCTAAGATCAGCTGCTTCAGAACCGTCTTCCTCTGTGGAGACGGCAGGAGACGCCATTGGTGCAATTCCCAGCAGGCGCTGGCGTCGCTCCAGCGGCTGGGCCAGGAACCAGATCAGGATCGGCCCGGCGACCAGCAACGGCCCGGCGCAGGCCGCCAGAAAAAAGGCTGCCACCCTGGGCAGGCCCAGCGCCGCCCCCAGTAGCCACAGCAACCCGCCAGCAACGGCGAACGCCACAAATACGGCTATGCCCAGCGCCAGGGCACGGCGAACCGCCCCGGCGCTATCCACTGTAGACGGGAATTTGCTCATCTGCCGCGCCGTCCTCCAGCCTGCTGCAGGTCGCAGTCGTCTATTCCTCCCACACCCAGAGCCAGGTGTTGCCGAACTGGCAATTCACCAGCCGGCCATCATAGCTCAGGGCAGCGATCCCAACGCCGCCCTGCAGCGGCGGATTGGAACGCTCAGCCGCCAGTTCCCCATTGAGGTACACCCGCACACGGTCGCCCACGCCCACCACCAGCAGACGCGCCCGCGTCAACCCGGCAAATCCGCCGGGGTCTGTACGGTAAAACGCCGGATCAAACCGATCCGTCTGCCATTCAGCCAGCCCGACCCCGCCCAGACCGTCCACAAACGCCAGGCTGTAGCGACTCTCGTCAACCCGGCGGAAGAACAGGCCGCAAGCGTTATCAGCGCCTTCGCTCTCCATACTGACCGTAGCGCCCAGCACAAAGTCGGTCTGCATACGGCCCTGCCCCAACGGCAACACCTGCATGCCAGGTCGAGACACCGTGGTGAAGCTATCAGGAACCAGCATCACCTGCCGCCCTCCCTCCGGGGTCAATCCCAGCGCAGCCAGTTCAGCAACCAGAGACGCAGAATCAGGGGCCTCCCAGGCCTCCAGAGTCGCGCCGACCGGCTCCTCGTCCGCCCCGGCGGGAGGCAACGGTGCGGTCACCAGCAGGTTGTCGAAAACCACCACCGGGAAAACCCGCTGTCGATCCACCGTGCCCACGCTCAGCGCCACACTGCCGGGTGCACTGAGCGCATCCGCAGTCACGGTATCCAGTTCCTGGCCGTTCACGTAGAATGTGAAGGCGTCCCCGTCCATCAGCACGCCCAGCTCCGCGCCCGCTGACAGATCGGCCAGGGCGGGGTGCTCGCTCCAGTCCCGCAGGCGCAGCCAGGTTGAGCTACCGGTGCGGGCCATGAATGCCCAGTCACCGCGACTGCTGACCGAAAACAGGTAGTAACTGGATGGGCCGCTTTGCCGGAAGATCAGGCCGTATTCCCAGTAGTCCGGCTCATTGGTCACCCGGGCTTCCACCTGGACATACGCCCGCGACGGCACAATCGGGCCATCCTGCGGGGCGACCCACCCCAGCGTATTGGCCGTGCGAACAATGACGGAAAGCCGCCCATCCGTCTGTGTCGCTTCCATCAGATCGGGATTGCTAGTCGGCCACTGCCGTGCGCCGTCGAAGGTCTCCCACAGGAGCGGATCGGCGAAGGCGGGCAACAGTGTCAGAGCGAAGCTGCCGGAAGTCTGCCCCTGGGCGTAGCGGTAACGCCCTACCCGCAGGGTATAGCTCCCGTCGCCGGGGATGGCTACGTCTTCCAGAGCCGCATCCAGCCGATCCGGAAAGGCGATGTCGTCGTGTTCGGCTAGCAATCGGCCGCCCGCATCAAGAACCTGCAGGACGGCATCCAGATCGCCATCCATCGCCTGAACCACGGCGGCGATCCGATCGCCAGCGCGGGCCTCAAATTGCCAGCGCAACTCCGGGGTTTCGTCGTCCAGCGTCCCAAACACCGTCTGCATCAGGCGGATGGCGGGCAGTCCATCGTCCTGGGCGCGTATCACTGCCGGGCCTGACCACAGGGTCAGGCCAAGCGCCAGCAGCACGATGCTCACCGCTACCTGACGCCAGCGTATCATAGGCGCACTATCCTTTAGCGACGGTCTGGCGACACACCAGCCGCCACAGTTCCACGAAATCTTCCGGCTGCAACTCCGCGCCGTTCTGCCAGCGCTCATCCTCCGCCTGGAGCAGCCGCCGCTGCTGGCCAGCTACGCGCAGGTTAAGCCGATCTTCCTGCAGGGCGCGGCGGGAGACCAGCGGCGTGAAGGCTTCGCCTTCCTCCACCTGGTCAAACTTCTTGGGGTCGTAGAAGGTGTAGACGGTAACCTGCTGCTCATCCTGGAGCAACTGCATAGCCAGGCACAGGTAACCTTTGGGAACACGCCCGCGCCGCGGCACACTGAAGCGCCAGGTCAGCAGATTGACCCGGCCATCCCAGCGCAGTACCCGCTCCGGATTCTTGCGGTCGCGCAACACCAGCCAGGTGTCGTCCACCAGCAACTCGCGCCCGCTGGGCCAGTAGCGCTTGAGCAGCCGGTCAGCCAGCATGGCTGCGCCAATGGCCGCCAGGATGGCCAGCGGCAGTAGCAAACTACCGGCTGCCGTCCCCTCAAGATTCAGCGCCGCCAGCAGCACTGGTCCCACCACTAGCGTCAGAATTAGCGCCACCACCGCCAGCAGCGGGACGACTACCCGCACGCCCAGGTGCTCCACATCCACCGGCAGGCGGCGCATCTGCTGTTCGTCATAGGGAGTATTCGCTCCAGACATCACCACACCTGTCCATCATCGTATACCATTGGCTGCAGGCCGAGGGGCCATTTTACCACGGAACGCCGCCAGCCCAAGGGAGCCAACCACGCCCAGCCGGATACTGGCCGCAGCACTGAACAGGCAGCCCGCTCTCACCCCGGCCAGTGCAAACCGACTGACTGCATAGCCCGCCAGGCCGTGCTCCGCTGACTACAGGTCCCGCACCTTCGTAGCCAGGAAGATGGCCTGCCCGGTGCGATCCGTCGTCGGATCAAACGGTTCCAGAGCCGGATTCACGACCTGATCGATCTTGAAGCCGTTGCGCTGCAGCAGCGCCCCAACCGCCTGCAGGGCAAAACCGCGCACAACCTGGACTTCATCTGCCCGCTGCCAGGCGCCTTCCACCTGCTGATAGAGGATGTAATGGCGCGTGTTGGCCATTGTCTCAAAGCTGTACTGGCTGCGCACGAGTAGAAGCAACTGGCTACGGTCATCATACAGCACACGATCGGCGTTGCCCCACTGCTCGGCCAGGCCCTGCAGGGTGACCAGGTCAAAG
It encodes the following:
- a CDS encoding ATP-binding cassette domain-containing protein; amino-acid sequence: MAGTTVIAVNHVTKTYNSHRAVDDLTFEVRQGEIFAFLGPNGAGKTTTMRMILDILKPDSGTITVLGGPLTEATKSRIGYMPEERGLYKSVPLLELLGYLGVLKGMSAADARQQAIRLLERLELGEYRNKKVSELSKGMQQKVQFIATILHRPELIIVDEPFSGLDPVNTQTLKDMLLELRNGGATILMSTHQMHQVEEMGDRLLMIDHGRCVLYGPVDEVRSRFAHNAVVVRGRGDWSTIDGVERVTVNDSGREFTLQLAEGVTAAEIMHRLAISPDHHVSSFSLAVPSLTEIFIEVVGGRNNNA
- a CDS encoding DUF1926 domain-containing protein, with translation MSNPMYLSLVFHNHQSIGNFDFVYERSYHAAYLPMIELLERHPGIQVGLHFSGSLLEWLAEHYPELLERVRGLVERGQVEILTGGYYEPILAALPDADKIGQIQKLTETVRRWFGTEPAGLWLAERVWEPHLAKPLAEAGARYVIVDDAHFEEVGFDKDKDLFGYYVTEEQGHKLAVFPTLSVLRYSIPWRSVEENIAWLREQSQGDLRRLQPKLVFMGEDGEKFGVWPGTYEHCWQRGYMEALFAAIDANRDWLQTITPGAFMNRFPALGRAYLPAASYREMGEWALPPAQEYALRNIVQDLRRERNDQLLRFVRGGIWRNFMVKYEEINRMHKRALHISRSVHAMPDGPDKDLALDLLWAAQSNDAYWHGVFGGIYLFHFRVANYANLIAAEMLAEGENPPLSVQKMDVNLDNQQELVLRGPQTLMIFDLAYGGALKEWDHRPAKYNLINLMTRRDEGYHQDLVTAAAEGRLVVVGENVDYDTLPVDCIRVKEPGIEQYLIADWYTRGSFIDHFLREDATLQGFYRSAYPEQGDCVILPYQAEWEVGGEVANLHLWRDGHVWIGQAHLPVLVSKRFRIPRDENKIEALYTIRNQSAQPFDIRFGVELALAYDGGADTEHCVFELDGRRMSLLDVTEHPAVTDFSATSMLRSLRTDVVLSRPATLWRFPLETVTLSEAGFERGYQGTIFLPWWPLHLEPGEEWQVGMVLQARLLG